The Vampirovibrio chlorellavorus nucleotide sequence TAAAGACCTGACCCTCTTCCTTGGCCTTCTTCAGCTTTTGGGCGGAGGCCTCAAACTGTTTATTCTCATCGGCCAAGGCCGAACGTCCTTCTCTTGCGGGGGCTTAGGGACTTACCAACAATGTCGCGCCGCCCCCATAACTCCCATTGGGAGGAGGCCCAACTGCCCTTTATTATAATCGCCCTTGCCCGGATTTCCGTAAAGTCCACCCCGACCCACAGGGCCACAGGCTCATCCGGGCGGCGCTGTCAGGCGGTTTCCCTGAACCCTTTACACTGCGTTATATTGCCGCACTTCGGCCCGCCCGGAATTTTTTATTTTATATACGGCCCACAACCATTATGACTCAGGTATGCCCAAGTTGTTTCCTATTCCCAAGCGCATTCAGCCAGCCAGTCTGGGCAGTGTGATGCTGGCCACCCTGTTTTCAACGGTGCTGTCTCCCTCGCTCTGGTTGCTGCAGCTGTGTCTTAGCCGCTGGCTGGACTGGAAAAGTTTTCTGAGCGCGTCCAACGCCTCGGCTCCCGATGCCAGCGTGTTTTATGCGCTGGTGCTGCAATTGAAGTCCCTGGGCTCGGTGGTGTTGCTGACCCAGCTATTGCCCGTCGTGCTGCTGTGCCTGCTTCTCAGCGTCATTTATCACTGGTGTTTACTGAGACTCCTCAGTCACGGGGGGCAGTTACTGCAGCGAACCCTCCGTAAAATAACGTTCAGCCGCTCTACTGCCAGCTAAACCACGGTGGATCGAAATTGCCCGGATTATAGGGCCCTCCTGCGGAAGTGTAACTATTCGCTCTTATGAAAGATTGGGAGGTCATAAAGCCATCGTAATAAAGAAAAATACCAACAGCACGAGCGGGGTTGGTGGTCCCCGAATACCCGGGCTCTGGATCGATACGGAAATTGATGCAGTTGGTAGTGGCGGTGCCTCCAAAGGCAGCCAAGTCATCAGCCCTTATAATGACCCCGTTATGCAGCTTTATGCAGGGGTAAGAGTTGTTACATATTGTTGAGGTCCCTCCATTCAAGTCGTCAATGACGGTACCACTGGTATCAATGGAAACATAATTGATGTATGCCGTCAGATCAGAGGGCTTGGTGGAAGTGGTAATGGCTCCAGCCAGCTTGGCCTGCTGGAACGCGGCGCTTAAAGTGGCTGCGGCCTCTTTCATTTTAGCGATATTGCTTGAATTTTGCTGAGTGCTGAGGATTTTGGGGATGGTAAAGGTGGCAATCACCCCCAAAATAGCCAGGGAAATGAGTAATTCGGCCAGGGTAAAGCCTGGAGCTGGTAAAGCCTGTTTTCCCATTTTTGACTTGTTTATCTCCTGCCAGAACTCACCTGCTTTGGATTATCGGCTTAAAGTCCACAAACTTTAATTCTAGCCTACTGGGCCACGATTCATGTTTGCTTTCAGGGTGTCAAAGCCTCTCGATCTATTCCTGCTCCAGCAATCAGGGTCAGGAATCGCTATAATGAAGATGAAGGGGCCGCTGGCCCCTATTCAAATCATCTACCGATGAGAGGACACCATGACATGGGCGCAGGGAGCCAGTCGCTGACCACAACGAAAGTAAAACTGCAGGCTTTGCGGGATGCCATGACCCGCCACGGCTTGGATGCCTATCTGGTGCCCTCGGTGGATGAGCATATTAACGAGTACCTGCCGGAAAACAAGCAGCGCCGGGCCTGGATTAGCGGCTTCACCGGATCCGCCGGGGACTTTGTGGCTGGCAAAACGGAGGCCTGGGTCTTTGCCGATTCCCGCTATTACGAGCAAGCCGACTCCGAAGTGGACACGGAGCAGATCCACATCAGCAAACTGGGACTGGAAGGCTATCCCAGCCTGACGGAAGCGGTCAAAAAAATGGCCGGAGACGCCCGTGTTTTTAAGCTGGGCTTTGATCCCTTTACCCTGACTGTTTTGCAGTTCCAGAGTTTTCAGAAGGCCTTTAAAAATACGGGCATTCAATTGGTTCCGGTGGCCGGGAACCTGATTGATCCGCTGTGGCAGGAGGTCCCTCCCGCCCAGCGCTCCAAGGTCTTCGCCCTTCCCGAAGCGCTAACCGGGCAAAGCGCGGCGGATAAAATTGCGGCGGTGCAAGCCAAACTGAAGGCCCTCAAAGCGGATTTACTGCCTGTTACCAAGCTGGATCAGGTGGCCTGGCTGCTGAACTGGCGGGGACAGGATATTCCCTATAACCCGCTGTTTACGGCCTACGCCCTCATCACGCCCGAGGCCGCCCATTTGTTTATGGACAGCAGGCGGGTTGAGCCCGAGGCCCTGAACGCCCTTGGGGGACTGGTCACCTGCCATCCCTACCCGGCCTACGCAGACACGCTTAAAGCCTTCAGCGCCGGAAAAACCGTCCTGATCGACCCCAAGCACACCACGGAGGGCACCTGGCGCCTGATTCAAGACGGTGGGGGCCAGATTCAAGAGGGAGAGCATCCGGTTGAACTGATGAAGGCCCTCAAAAATCCGGTGGAAATCGCCGGGATGAAGGCGGCCAACCTGAAGGCCAGCCGGGGGAAAATTCGGGCCTGGGCCTGGCTGGATACACAGCTCAAAGCGGGAACACCTGTGACCGAGGTGGAT carries:
- a CDS encoding type II secretion system protein, which translates into the protein MGKQALPAPGFTLAELLISLAILGVIATFTIPKILSTQQNSSNIAKMKEAAATLSAAFQQAKLAGAITTSTKPSDLTAYINYVSIDTSGTVIDDLNGGTSTICNNSYPCIKLHNGVIIRADDLAAFGGTATTNCINFRIDPEPGYSGTTNPARAVGIFLYYDGFMTSQSFIRANSYTSAGGPYNPGNFDPPWFSWQ
- a CDS encoding aminopeptidase P family protein, whose amino-acid sequence is MGAGSQSLTTTKVKLQALRDAMTRHGLDAYLVPSVDEHINEYLPENKQRRAWISGFTGSAGDFVAGKTEAWVFADSRYYEQADSEVDTEQIHISKLGLEGYPSLTEAVKKMAGDARVFKLGFDPFTLTVLQFQSFQKAFKNTGIQLVPVAGNLIDPLWQEVPPAQRSKVFALPEALTGQSAADKIAAVQAKLKALKADLLPVTKLDQVAWLLNWRGQDIPYNPLFTAYALITPEAAHLFMDSRRVEPEALNALGGLVTCHPYPAYADTLKAFSAGKTVLIDPKHTTEGTWRLIQDGGGQIQEGEHPVELMKALKNPVEIAGMKAANLKASRGKIRAWAWLDTQLKAGTPVTEVDFQQAIERFYAEEAGFFGLSFNTIAGAGPNGSIVHYGTPNPHKRLEPGELFLIDSGCQFMGGTTDDTRTLLVGDTATPTQKLRYTEVLKAHINCAKQQFPKGTDGARLDGITRATLWQQGLDYGHGTGHGVGAFLNVHEGPNGIHKLAHKPLEPGMITSIEPGFYEPGWGGIRLENLYLTVQRSEDAQGQRWYGFESLTYIPFDSKLIDWGLLEPAQKEWLAQYYCDILSLLVHTLTPEEGQWLQTICQIPTAS